The following are encoded together in the Rhinopithecus roxellana isolate Shanxi Qingling chromosome 5, ASM756505v1, whole genome shotgun sequence genome:
- the LOC115897672 gene encoding chromatin-remodeling ATPase INO80-like isoform X2: MFYIQRSLSFDTCHFFFSVFPLTYLSLLCRNDIFVFLLSTRAGGLGINLTAADTVIFYDSDWNPTVDQQAMDRAHRLGQTKQVTVYRLICKGTIEERILQRAKEKSEIQRMVISGGNFKPDTLKPKEVVSLLLDDEELEKKLRLRQEEKRQQEETNRVKERKRKREKYAEKKKEDELDGKRRKEGVNLVIPFVPSADNSNLSADGDDSFISVDSAMPSPFSEISISSELHTGSIPLDESSSDMLVIVDDPASSAPQSRATNSPASITGSVSDTVNGISIQEMPAAGRGHSARSRGRPKGSGSTAKGAGKGRSRKSTAGSAAAMAGAKAGAAAASAAAYAAYGYNVSKGISASSPLQTSLVRPAGLADFGPSSASSPLSSPLSKGNNVPGTPKNFHMTSSLAPDSLVRKQGKGTNPSGGR; this comes from the exons ATGTTCTATATTCAGAGATCTCTCTCTTTTGATAcatgccattttttcttttcagtttttcctttaacATATCTCTCCCTTTTGTGCAGGAATGACATCTTTGTGTTCCTGTTAAGCACACGAGCTGGAGGACTAGGTATCAATCTCACTGCTGCAGACACA GTGATTTTCTATGATAGCGACTGGAACCCCACTGTGGACCAGCAGGCCATGGACAGGGCCCACCGCTTGGGGCAGACAAAGCAGGTTACCGTGTACCGGCTCATCTGTAAAGGCACCATTGAAGAACGCATTCTGCAAAGAGCCAAGGAGAAGAGTGAG ATTCAGCGGATGGTGATTTCAGGTGGGAACTTCAAGCCAGATACCTTGAAACCCAAAGAGGTGGTTAGTCTTCTTCTAGACGACGAAGAGTTGGAGAAGAAAC TGAGGCTGCGGCAGGAAGAGAAACGGCAACAGGAGGAAACCAACCGAGTGAAAGAGCGCAAGCGGAAGCGGGAAAAGTATGCAGAGAAG aaaaaggaagatgaattggatgggaaaaggagaaaagagggtGTGAACCTGGTGATCCCATTTGTTCCCTCGGCTGATAACTCCAACCTCTCTGCTGACGGAGATGACTCCTTCATTAGCGTGGACTCAGCCATGCCAAGCCCTTTCAGTGAG ATCTCCATCAGCAGTGAGCTGCACACTGGCTCCATTCCTCTGGACGAGAGCAGCAGTGACATGCTGGTCATTGTGGATGACCCAGCCTCCTCAGCCCCTCAGTCTCGAGCTACCAACTCTCCCGCATCCATAACAGGCTCCGTCTCAGACACCGTGAATG GAATTTCCATTCAGGAAATGCCAGCTGCAGGACGTGGTCACTCAGCCCGAAGCCGAGGCCGCCCCAAAGGTTCAGGAAGCACAGCCAAAGGAGCAGGGAAGGGCCGGAGCCGAAAGTCCACAGCAGGCAGCGCTGCTGCAATGGCAGGAGCCAAAGCTGGGGCTGCAGCGGCCTCTGCGGCTGCCTATGCTGCATACGGGTACAATGTGTCTAAAG GAATCTCCGCCAGCAGTCCTCTGCAGACATCCCTTGTTCGACCTGCTGGCCTTGCTGACTTTGGACCTTCAAGCGCCTCCTCTCCTTTGAGTTCCCCTTTGAGCAAGGGAAATAATGTTCCTGGGACTCCCAAGAACTTCCACATGACCAGCAGCCTAGCCCCAGACTCTCTGGTCCGGAAACAGGGCAAAGGCACCAACCCCTCTGGAGGACGGTAA
- the LOC115897672 gene encoding chromatin-remodeling ATPase INO80-like isoform X1, producing MFYIQRSLSFDTCHFFFSVFPLTYLSLLCRNDIFVFLLSTRAGGLGINLTAADTVIFYDSDWNPTVDQQAMDRAHRLGQTKQVTVYRLICKGTIEERILQRAKEKSEIQRMVISGGNFKPDTLKPKEVVSLLLDDEELEKKLRLRQEEKRQQEETNRVKERKRKREKYAEKKKKEDELDGKRRKEGVNLVIPFVPSADNSNLSADGDDSFISVDSAMPSPFSEISISSELHTGSIPLDESSSDMLVIVDDPASSAPQSRATNSPASITGSVSDTVNGISIQEMPAAGRGHSARSRGRPKGSGSTAKGAGKGRSRKSTAGSAAAMAGAKAGAAAASAAAYAAYGYNVSKGISASSPLQTSLVRPAGLADFGPSSASSPLSSPLSKGNNVPGTPKNFHMTSSLAPDSLVRKQGKGTNPSGGR from the exons ATGTTCTATATTCAGAGATCTCTCTCTTTTGATAcatgccattttttcttttcagtttttcctttaacATATCTCTCCCTTTTGTGCAGGAATGACATCTTTGTGTTCCTGTTAAGCACACGAGCTGGAGGACTAGGTATCAATCTCACTGCTGCAGACACA GTGATTTTCTATGATAGCGACTGGAACCCCACTGTGGACCAGCAGGCCATGGACAGGGCCCACCGCTTGGGGCAGACAAAGCAGGTTACCGTGTACCGGCTCATCTGTAAAGGCACCATTGAAGAACGCATTCTGCAAAGAGCCAAGGAGAAGAGTGAG ATTCAGCGGATGGTGATTTCAGGTGGGAACTTCAAGCCAGATACCTTGAAACCCAAAGAGGTGGTTAGTCTTCTTCTAGACGACGAAGAGTTGGAGAAGAAAC TGAGGCTGCGGCAGGAAGAGAAACGGCAACAGGAGGAAACCAACCGAGTGAAAGAGCGCAAGCGGAAGCGGGAAAAGTATGCAGAGAAG aagaaaaaggaagatgaattggatgggaaaaggagaaaagagggtGTGAACCTGGTGATCCCATTTGTTCCCTCGGCTGATAACTCCAACCTCTCTGCTGACGGAGATGACTCCTTCATTAGCGTGGACTCAGCCATGCCAAGCCCTTTCAGTGAG ATCTCCATCAGCAGTGAGCTGCACACTGGCTCCATTCCTCTGGACGAGAGCAGCAGTGACATGCTGGTCATTGTGGATGACCCAGCCTCCTCAGCCCCTCAGTCTCGAGCTACCAACTCTCCCGCATCCATAACAGGCTCCGTCTCAGACACCGTGAATG GAATTTCCATTCAGGAAATGCCAGCTGCAGGACGTGGTCACTCAGCCCGAAGCCGAGGCCGCCCCAAAGGTTCAGGAAGCACAGCCAAAGGAGCAGGGAAGGGCCGGAGCCGAAAGTCCACAGCAGGCAGCGCTGCTGCAATGGCAGGAGCCAAAGCTGGGGCTGCAGCGGCCTCTGCGGCTGCCTATGCTGCATACGGGTACAATGTGTCTAAAG GAATCTCCGCCAGCAGTCCTCTGCAGACATCCCTTGTTCGACCTGCTGGCCTTGCTGACTTTGGACCTTCAAGCGCCTCCTCTCCTTTGAGTTCCCCTTTGAGCAAGGGAAATAATGTTCCTGGGACTCCCAAGAACTTCCACATGACCAGCAGCCTAGCCCCAGACTCTCTGGTCCGGAAACAGGGCAAAGGCACCAACCCCTCTGGAGGACGGTAA